The Streptomyces camelliae genome window below encodes:
- a CDS encoding VIT1/CCC1 transporter family protein: protein MAIIETEAALHVAHRDNHTHRDVNGGWLRPAVFGAMDGLVSNLALMTGVAGGAVSQQTIVITGLAGLAAGAFSMAAGEYTSVASQRELVEAELDVERRELRKHPQDEEDELAALYVARGVEPELAREVARQLSKDPEQALEIHAREELGIDPGDLPSPLVAAVSSFGSFALGALLPVLPYLLGATALWPALLLALAGLFGCGAVVAKVTARTWWYSGLRQLALGGAAAGVTYALGSLFGTAVG from the coding sequence ATGGCCATTATCGAAACCGAGGCCGCGCTGCACGTGGCGCACCGCGACAACCACACGCACCGCGACGTCAACGGCGGCTGGCTGCGCCCCGCCGTCTTCGGCGCCATGGACGGCCTCGTCTCCAACCTCGCCCTGATGACCGGGGTGGCCGGCGGGGCCGTGAGCCAGCAGACCATCGTCATCACCGGGCTCGCGGGACTCGCCGCCGGCGCCTTCTCGATGGCCGCCGGCGAGTACACCTCCGTCGCCTCCCAGCGCGAGCTGGTCGAGGCCGAGCTCGACGTCGAGCGCCGTGAGCTGCGCAAGCACCCGCAGGACGAGGAGGACGAGCTCGCAGCACTGTACGTCGCCCGTGGCGTGGAGCCCGAGCTGGCCCGTGAAGTCGCCCGGCAGCTGTCCAAGGATCCCGAGCAGGCGCTGGAGATCCACGCCCGCGAGGAGCTGGGGATCGACCCCGGCGACCTGCCGTCGCCGCTGGTCGCCGCCGTGTCGTCCTTCGGGTCCTTCGCCCTCGGCGCGCTGCTGCCCGTGCTGCCGTACCTGCTCGGCGCGACCGCGCTGTGGCCGGCCCTGCTGCTGGCCCTCGCCGGCCTCTTCGGCTGCGGTGCCGTGGTGGCCAAGGTGACCGCGCGGACCTGGTGGTACAGCGGATTGCGTCAGCTCGCGCTCGGTGGGGCGGCGGCCGGTGTGACGTACGCCCTGGGCAGCCTGTTCGGAACGGCCGTAGGATAG